Below is a window of Cardiocondyla obscurior isolate alpha-2009 linkage group LG13, Cobs3.1, whole genome shotgun sequence DNA.
CCATCATAGCTGACATTCTGAACTGAGTGCGTAGAGAGTACTCGATGGAGCGCACCAGATCGTTAGTTTTAAGAATCAGTAGCATCTGCCGATTAACGCGGTCAAGTACGGTGCTGATTTGTGGCAATAAATTTGGGACGTTTTGCTGAAACATCTCCTTTTCGCGTATATCGTATTGAGTTTTACGTACGCCCGCTACTATTGTTTCCCACGTTCTGCCCGACACCATGCACGAAAGCAAGCCGTAATAATCGCCAACACCAAGACGCGTACAGTATTCTTTCATAGCTGATAGATCACTGTCAAGAATAGCTAGCCATAGCTTTGAGTAGTTCCAACGAAATTGATCGGACAAGTCAGCGTAAAGACCGTGATCCAGCAAAACAATCTCCACCTGAGAATCACGATTGCGCACCAGAATATTCCCAGGATGAGGATCTGAATGAACAAAGCCCTCGATGAAGATCATCTGGCTGTACAGCCGACCGAGTTTACTGCTAACCTCAAATGGATTTAACTGATGCACCCGCATGTATTCCAGATCATTTACCTGCCCGCCATCCACAAACTCCATCGTGAGCACGCGTGCCGATGACACGTCCCAATGTATTCTTGGTACTTTTAGCCATCTACAGCCACTAAAAATTCTTTGCACTCTCTCGGCATTTTTGCCTTCACGAATAAAATCTAATTCCtgtggaatatttttttttgtctcttcTACTAGCCAGTCAAACTTAAAATCGGGAAACACTAAAGATGTGATGCTCACCAAAGTAGACATAGTCTTAATGTCAATGTAAGAATTGCTTTTAACGGCACGATGTTGTACTTTCACAGCCACCACATCGCCATTTTTCATTACAGCCCTATGTACTTGAGCAAGACTGGCAGTGCCTAAAGGTTCTGGGTCAATGGTCTGAAATATCTCATACGGATCTTTCTTAAAGTCTTCTTTGATCACAGTTAGTACATCCTTGAATGAAGACTGAGGTGCTGAACTATGCAGCACTCGCATGGTGTATACATATTCATGAGGGAGCAAATAATCCAAAGCACCCACATGCTGTCCTACCTTGATGTACACACCCTTATTGGCACAGCAAAGCTCCAACAGTTTCTGTGCCCCATATTTGTGAGCGTTCGATTTCAGCTGCAGATACTCAGGTGACGATTTATCTAATTTACTATTGTATAATTCCTTCTTGTAATAACGGCCTATTTCAAATACAGCAAGTGCGGCTCGACTCAGTCGTACAATCCCAATGGCACCAATATCATACTCGTTCACCCTGAGAGATGCCAGAGTACCCAGTCCAATTGTCCCAATAGCAGCAGCTTTAACTAACTTTCTGGACGTCCACATCATCAACTGATTACTTCCTGTCAGAAgttcttattataatttgtatcAACGTTAACAcacgttataattttaatttaaaaaatacaaaaattataatatataatcttaaaatataattactacCATCATACGAGTGTAACTAACAAGTTATAATATATGttgcataaatataattaataaagaataattacaaaatcgcATAATATACTAACCTactgaaatagaaaatattatataaaaggCTTCATAAATTTCTTTGACACAAAGACGGCATTCAACAGCATCAAATCCGAAAgtgctttaaaaaatgaacAAGTTAACCTTGTACAGTGTAATCTAAATATCTCTTAGACTGAATCTCATTAATGGATTTGTGCcaactttattatattaaaaacaaggtgtcaaaataaaaaaaaagctaattGCTGTTTGATATGCACTTCTGGTCGATCCTTcaaatgtacaatattttaacaagTAATTACTCAAAAAAATCGACCCAATAAATCCAAGTTTATCTTCGGTTAAACTGCCAACCACGTGAACAAAACGCGTCACGTCAGTAAAACATCGAACAAGGTTAGAAGGATCGATGTATTTCCGGCGACGGTAGCGCCAAGAACGTGTGGTAAACGGAACTTTTCGAAACTACCATAATCGATggtaacatatatatatcactatcgattttggtagttcaAAAATTGTCCGTCTACCAAATGATCCTGGCGCTAGCGTCGCCAAAAAAacatcgatctttctaacctctctcgatgtattttaaaattaaaataattatttaaataaaacgtgagCACTCTACtagctttaataaaatcgaattagagtcaaaaaataaacttagaacaatcaaaatcattaactttaaacactttttattttaattaataaaacatacacgtcactttttataagttaatttattaatattttccgttgACATACAAGCTTCAGACTTTGTGGGGCAAAAGTAGAATATAGAAACTGCAATGGAATGCCAACAAGACCCTTGAGAAAGCAGTAGAAATCCCCCTCTCCAAGTATAGATCACAGTAAAAATTCTGCAGCCTTCCAGGTACTCCAATCACCagcaaactgaaatataaatttaattacagttaggagaaatattaaattgtaattaaaacactctactacattaaataaaacagaattaaaattaaaaattgaacttgaatgcctaaaaataatttattcaagagtcactctacttttaacctataacacgtacctgtcacttttcaaacccttaataaaaatagttcacGACGTTGTACAGGCTTGGCACTTCTTGGGCAGCAAAAAAAAGCttcaaaattgataaaaaatctaacGGGACCGTCCAAAAATCAGCAGAACTTATTTGTCAAGCTGTACAAGCACAGTGAAACTTCTGCGACCCTCGCAGCACTCAAATCACCAGacaactaaaatataaatttatttacagtttaaaaaaataataaattgttattagaacactctactacactcaacaaaactaaaattaacttaaaaattcaacttggaatcttgaaaataatttaattaacaatatcttaacttttaacctaaaacacatacctgtcacttttaaaactcttataaaaaatagttcccgtccatgtagagccttggaactttttgggcagcaacagggaggttcaaatttgataaaaaatccaacggggcactcgaggaaaacgcagaactattttcataagctgtagaagtgcagtgaaacttttgtgaccctcgcagaacaccaatcaccaaaaatctaaaatataaaattatttacagttaagagaataattaaattgtatttaaaacattctactacacttaaataaaccaaatttaggtcagaaatttaactagaagactcaaaaaaaatttttttaaagatatttcaacttttaacctaaaacacatacc
It encodes the following:
- the Adck1 gene encoding aarF domain-containing kinase 1 produces the protein MMWTSRKLVKAAAIGTIGLGTLASLRVNEYDIGAIGIVRLSRAALAVFEIGRYYKKELYNSKLDKSSPEYLQLKSNAHKYGAQKLLELCCANKGVYIKVGQHVGALDYLLPHEYVYTMRVLHSSAPQSSFKDVLTVIKEDFKKDPYEIFQTIDPEPLGTASLAQVHRAVMKNGDVVAVKVQHRAVKSNSYIDIKTMSTLVSITSLVFPDFKFDWLVEETKKNIPQELDFIREGKNAERVQRIFSGCRWLKVPRIHWDVSSARVLTMEFVDGGQVNDLEYMRVHQLNPFEVSSKLGRLYSQMIFIEGFVHSDPHPGNILVRNRDSQVEIVLLDHGLYADLSDQFRWNYSKLWLAILDSDLSAMKEYCTRLGVGDYYGLLSCMVSGRTWETIVAGVRKTQYDIREKEMFQQNVPNLLPQISTVLDRVNRQMLLILKTNDLVRSIEYSLRTQFRMSAMMEMSKCCVRSVYGEKLKECSNAWDRCWVSLTERLVLLKLSFYYMYLGLIHFNLNNSVDSLWTKDFYPF